In Nitrospirota bacterium, one DNA window encodes the following:
- a CDS encoding NAD-dependent epimerase/dehydratase family protein → MKILITGATGFLGTALCKQLETEGHELIRLNSKNCDLTRQDSLLNFNNNQYDQIYHLAAWTQAGDFCLYHSGEQWIINQQINTNVLSWWKEYQPQAKLICMGTSCAYDPDLELIEENYLTGKPIDSLFTYAMTKRMLYSGLLALNKQYGLKYLCFVPSTLYGPGYHTDGRQMHFIFDIIRKIIRGKEYGEPVVLWGDGYQKRELVFIDDFVGIMLGITDKCENDLINIGSGREYTIREFASHICEIVGYNFEWIQFDTTKYVGAKNKCLVTSKLNKLNADQQMTTLQRGLRKTIDWFVVNKEILL, encoded by the coding sequence ATGAAAATACTCATTACCGGTGCGACGGGATTTCTTGGAACCGCTTTATGCAAGCAGCTTGAGACGGAAGGGCATGAATTAATCCGTTTAAACTCTAAAAATTGTGATTTAACCAGGCAAGACTCATTACTAAACTTCAATAACAATCAATATGACCAAATCTATCACTTAGCGGCGTGGACTCAAGCCGGAGATTTCTGCCTGTATCATTCAGGAGAGCAGTGGATAATTAATCAACAGATTAATACCAATGTCCTATCATGGTGGAAAGAATATCAGCCGCAGGCAAAATTAATCTGTATGGGAACAAGCTGCGCGTATGATCCTGATTTAGAACTGATTGAAGAGAATTATTTAACTGGGAAGCCGATAGATAGCCTCTTCACATATGCTATGACCAAACGAATGCTTTACTCTGGCTTGCTTGCATTGAATAAACAATATGGTTTGAAATATCTTTGTTTTGTCCCTTCCACCCTTTATGGTCCCGGTTATCATACAGATGGAAGACAGATGCATTTTATCTTTGATATTATAAGAAAGATTATAAGGGGAAAAGAATATGGAGAACCAGTTGTTCTATGGGGCGATGGTTATCAGAAAAGAGAATTAGTTTTTATAGATGATTTTGTTGGGATTATGCTGGGAATTACAGATAAATGTGAAAACGATCTTATAAATATAGGGTCAGGTCGCGAATATACAATTCGGGAATTCGCATCTCACATATGCGAAATTGTCGGATATAATTTTGAATGGATTCAGTTTGATACAACGAAATATGTGGGCGCAAAAAATAAATGCCTTGTAACAAGCAAACTGAACAAATTAAATGCTGATCAACAGATGACTACCCTGCAAAGAGGATTACGAAAAACTATCGATTGGTTTGTTGTGAATAAGGAAATACTATTATGA
- a CDS encoding glycosyltransferase, giving the protein MTTANQPLVTIIMPTYNRVAFLEKSILNVLNQTYQNIELIVMDNASTDGSVEILNQVSKCDKRMMYVSEKDSGEVDATNKGITLASGDIIGFKASDDFYVLDAIEQAVNFLENNSEYCAVSGDALFIDKNGNFLNRGMITYRGVMDKAHIKHVLMFRQGGFTCHSCFFVQRNAIAATGYFDPLFSLTPDFEFCMRLLSNGYKIGCIRKILVHYTIHEDAGAIKYRKGAIKQNRLIRNKYNWSLFNETIRISIGRFISYCSNRYRTPIVKRLLHTVWNG; this is encoded by the coding sequence ATGACTACTGCCAACCAACCATTAGTTACGATTATAATGCCTACCTATAATCGTGTGGCTTTTCTAGAAAAAAGTATTTTAAATGTTCTTAACCAAACATATCAAAATATAGAGTTAATTGTTATGGATAATGCCTCTACAGACGGCTCGGTAGAAATACTAAATCAGGTTTCTAAGTGTGATAAAAGAATGATGTATGTTTCTGAAAAAGACAGCGGTGAGGTTGACGCAACTAATAAGGGCATTACGCTTGCTAGCGGAGATATAATTGGTTTTAAGGCAAGTGATGATTTTTATGTATTGGATGCTATTGAGCAAGCGGTCAACTTTCTTGAGAATAATTCCGAATATTGTGCGGTTAGCGGTGATGCCTTATTCATTGACAAAAATGGGAATTTCTTGAATCGGGGTATGATTACATACAGAGGAGTAATGGACAAGGCACATATTAAACATGTTCTTATGTTCAGACAGGGTGGGTTTACATGCCATAGTTGTTTTTTTGTCCAGCGTAATGCAATTGCAGCGACAGGATATTTTGACCCGCTATTTTCGCTGACACCAGACTTTGAATTTTGCATGAGACTATTAAGTAATGGATATAAAATCGGATGTATTAGAAAAATACTAGTTCACTATACAATCCATGAGGACGCTGGTGCTATTAAGTATCGCAAGGGAGCAATAAAACAAAATCGTTTGATTCGTAATAAATACAACTGGTCATTGTTTAATGAAACTATAAGGATATCAATTGGCAGGTTTATCAGTTATTGCTCAAACCGATACAGAACCCCTATAGTTAAAAGATTATTACATACTGTATGGAATGGTTAA
- a CDS encoding GxxExxY protein: MNARSLKHKELTDKIIKGFYEVYNELGYGFLESVYERALNIVFESYGLQVERQKDIAVHFRTMVIGEYRADLVVEDTVIVEIKAGRALAPEHEAQVMNYLRATNIEIGFLVNFGQKPEFKRFVYDNERKSISGNLCKSVAEKL, encoded by the coding sequence ATGAATGCAAGGTCACTAAAACATAAAGAATTGACAGATAAGATTATTAAAGGTTTTTATGAAGTATATAATGAGCTTGGATATGGATTTCTGGAATCTGTTTATGAGCGTGCTTTAAATATTGTTTTTGAGAGTTATGGATTACAGGTAGAAAGGCAGAAAGATATAGCTGTTCATTTTAGAACTATGGTTATTGGTGAATATAGGGCAGATCTGGTTGTAGAAGACACAGTGATAGTAGAAATAAAGGCGGGACGTGCTTTAGCGCCTGAGCATGAGGCACAGGTAATGAACTATTTGAGAGCAACAAACATAGAAATTGGGTTCCTTGTTAATTTTGGACAGAAGCCAGAATTTAAGAGATTTGTCTATGATAATGAAAGAAAAAGTATCAGCGGTAATCTGTGCAAATCAGTGGCTGAAAAGTTGTAG